From Nakamurella flava, the proteins below share one genomic window:
- a CDS encoding DUF917 domain-containing protein, protein MTSALDRLDEQDLLDLSVGCTVLAGGGGGDPRIGVLMALGAIRRTGPVPLVALDDLDPDDLVIPAGMIGAPTVMVEKIPHGREGDVIRAAYEARLGRPVAALMPMEMGGINGVLPVAWAAIAGLPLVDGDLMGRAFPELQMCTPHLYDIPVSPLVVVDERSQVMTFETMDNIWGERLARNAVSRLGGCACAGLYPMDARTAATPMLAGTVSRAVHIGRTIRQAGDDPFRALDDTVGLYPLLTGKVLDVDRRTAGGFVRGSAVIEGTEKDAGRLVRLEFQNENLVAMEDGEALATVPDIITLLDRHTAHGIVTEHIRYGQRVVIGVFRAPDQWRSERGLATVGPRAFGYDIDYVPVEDRHARVG, encoded by the coding sequence TCCGCCCTCGACCGTCTGGACGAACAGGACCTGCTGGACCTGTCCGTCGGGTGCACGGTGCTGGCCGGTGGGGGTGGCGGCGATCCGCGGATCGGCGTGCTGATGGCCCTCGGCGCCATCCGCCGCACCGGACCCGTCCCCCTGGTGGCCCTCGACGACCTCGATCCCGACGACCTGGTGATCCCCGCCGGCATGATCGGCGCCCCCACCGTGATGGTGGAGAAGATTCCGCACGGCCGGGAGGGCGACGTCATCCGGGCCGCCTACGAGGCGCGCCTCGGCCGCCCGGTCGCCGCCCTGATGCCGATGGAGATGGGCGGCATCAACGGCGTCCTCCCCGTCGCCTGGGCGGCGATCGCCGGCCTGCCGCTGGTCGACGGCGACCTGATGGGCCGGGCGTTCCCCGAACTGCAGATGTGCACCCCGCACCTCTACGACATCCCGGTGTCCCCGTTGGTCGTCGTCGACGAACGGTCGCAGGTCATGACATTCGAGACGATGGACAACATCTGGGGCGAACGCCTGGCCCGCAACGCGGTGTCCCGGCTCGGCGGCTGCGCCTGCGCCGGCCTGTACCCCATGGACGCCCGCACCGCGGCGACACCCATGCTGGCCGGCACGGTCAGCCGGGCCGTCCACATCGGTCGCACCATCCGGCAGGCCGGCGACGACCCCTTCCGGGCGCTGGACGACACCGTCGGCCTGTACCCGCTGCTGACCGGCAAGGTGTTGGATGTCGACCGCCGGACGGCAGGCGGCTTCGTCCGTGGCTCGGCCGTCATCGAGGGCACCGAGAAGGACGCTGGGCGGCTGGTCCGCCTGGAGTTCCAGAACGAGAACCTGGTCGCGATGGAGGACGGCGAGGCGTTGGCCACCGTCCCCGACATCATCACGCTGCTCGACCGGCACACCGCCCACGGCATCGTCACCGAGCACATCCGTTACGGCCAGCGGGTTGTCATCGGCGTGTTCCGGGCGCCCGACCAGTGGCGCAGCGAACGGGGCCTGGCCACCGTCGGACCGCGCGCCTTCGGCTACGACATCGACTACGTCCCTGTGGAGGACCGCCATGCCCGGGTCGGTTGA
- a CDS encoding hydantoinase/oxoprolinase N-terminal domain-containing protein, translating to MPGSVDLRIGIDVGGTNTDAVVLDAANTLLAKYKTPTTPDLTSGIHAALEAVLGQVDQPIERITHVMLGTTHATNAILERRDLLRVGVLRIGAPATISIPPFSDWPDDLRDAVSAGEAIVPGGCEVTGEPIVPFVPEEVARFCEKVKGTAQALAISAVFSPVSGDHEQQAEQIAREILGPDIPISLSQGIGALGLLERENACILNAALVGVAHKVVHGLREALARNGIDPVAFLTQNDGTLMGLDYVLRFPVLTIGSGPANSMRGACFLADVTDAVVVDVGGTSSDVGMLLNGFPRESSTPTDIGGVRTNFRMPDLVAIAVGGGTKVAGTPGAVMVGPESVGYRLRQEALIFGGSTPTLSDAAVAGGRAAFGDAAALAGREELLAAALTRADELVAVATDQIKTARGPIPLVAVGGGSVILPDEIAGVAEIIRPENYDVANAIGAAIASVSGQVDKVFKLAGRDRQEVLDLACGAARDEAISAGADPRAVEIVEVEEIPMAYLTEPVVRIRVKAAGPLSQM from the coding sequence ATGCCCGGGTCGGTTGACCTGCGGATCGGGATCGACGTCGGCGGGACCAACACCGACGCCGTCGTCCTGGACGCCGCGAACACCCTGCTGGCCAAGTACAAGACGCCGACCACGCCGGATCTCACCAGCGGCATCCACGCCGCCCTGGAGGCGGTGCTCGGACAGGTCGACCAGCCGATCGAGCGCATCACCCACGTCATGCTGGGGACGACCCACGCCACCAACGCGATCCTGGAGCGCCGCGACCTGCTGCGCGTGGGGGTGCTGCGGATCGGGGCGCCGGCCACCATCTCCATCCCGCCGTTCTCCGACTGGCCGGACGACCTGCGGGACGCGGTGTCGGCCGGCGAGGCGATCGTGCCGGGCGGCTGCGAGGTCACCGGCGAGCCCATCGTGCCGTTCGTGCCCGAGGAGGTCGCCCGGTTCTGCGAGAAGGTCAAGGGCACCGCACAGGCCCTGGCCATCTCCGCGGTGTTCTCACCGGTATCGGGTGACCACGAGCAGCAGGCCGAGCAGATCGCCCGGGAGATCCTCGGGCCCGACATCCCGATCAGCCTGTCGCAGGGCATCGGCGCGCTCGGTCTGCTCGAGCGCGAGAACGCCTGCATCCTCAACGCGGCCCTGGTCGGCGTCGCCCACAAGGTCGTGCACGGGCTGCGGGAAGCGCTGGCCCGCAACGGGATCGACCCCGTCGCCTTCCTCACCCAGAACGACGGCACGCTGATGGGCCTGGATTACGTCCTGCGTTTCCCGGTACTGACCATCGGCAGCGGGCCGGCCAACAGCATGCGCGGCGCCTGCTTCCTGGCCGACGTCACCGACGCGGTGGTCGTCGACGTGGGCGGCACCTCCAGCGACGTCGGCATGCTGCTCAACGGCTTTCCCCGCGAGTCGAGCACCCCGACCGACATCGGCGGCGTGCGCACCAATTTCCGGATGCCCGACCTGGTGGCCATCGCGGTCGGCGGCGGGACCAAGGTCGCCGGCACCCCGGGCGCGGTGATGGTCGGCCCGGAGAGTGTGGGCTACCGGCTCCGCCAGGAGGCGCTGATCTTCGGCGGTTCCACCCCGACCCTGTCGGACGCCGCGGTGGCCGGCGGACGGGCCGCATTCGGCGACGCCGCCGCGCTGGCCGGCCGCGAGGAGCTGCTCGCTGCGGCCCTGACCCGGGCCGACGAGCTCGTCGCGGTGGCCACCGACCAGATCAAGACCGCCCGCGGTCCGATCCCGCTGGTCGCGGTGGGCGGCGGCAGCGTCATCCTCCCCGACGAGATCGCCGGCGTGGCCGAGATTATCCGCCCGGAGAACTATGACGTCGCCAACGCCATCGGGGCCGCCATCGCGTCGGTCTCCGGACAGGTCGACAAGGTCTTCAAGCTCGCCGGACGCGACCGGCAGGAGGTGCTGGACCTGGCCTGTGGGGCGGCCCGCGACGAAGCCATCAGCGCCGGAGCCGATCCGCGGGCGGTGGAGATCGTCGAGGTCGAGGAGATCCCGATGGCCTACCTCACCGAGCCCGTGGTGCGGATCCGCGTGAAGGCCGCGGGCCCGCTCAGTCAGATGTGA
- a CDS encoding ABC transporter substrate-binding protein codes for MRLTRTARLLAPLAVLALLAAGCSSGSETASGGSTGASSAPGTGTSSAAGSSADTGSSGAAPTGDPIVIGQTAGLTGFMSVFDIPVQQGMQLAIDDINAKGGVLGRPLKMITTNNETDTSKIQTAAQDIIDQGANFVVTSCDFDIGGPAARVANDANIIAMGCAGGPLYGYDGIGPLTYNFYQGSPTEGAMLAEYAKSKGYTKPFVITDQTLEYTQVVGDFFKKRWADLGGTLAGEATYQNGDESAAAQISAAQQANPDVILVASYPPGGATLLRQLRAAGLTQPLLGAAAFDGTYWIDAVPGLSDFTIPSAGATNGDDPDAARNDFFARLQQATGEPVASANYPLEGYSYVQALATAIERAGSTETEAVAAELNKFTDENVILGPTTFTDTCHIPSQRPMLIKTYTDGKPQVVETRTVESLMGQAPC; via the coding sequence ATGAGACTGACCCGAACGGCGCGCCTGCTCGCGCCCCTCGCCGTCCTGGCCCTGCTGGCCGCCGGCTGTTCCTCCGGATCCGAGACTGCGTCCGGTGGGAGCACCGGCGCCAGCTCGGCCCCAGGGACCGGGACGAGTTCAGCCGCCGGCTCGTCGGCCGACACCGGGTCCTCCGGTGCCGCGCCCACCGGCGACCCGATCGTCATCGGCCAGACCGCCGGTCTGACCGGCTTCATGTCGGTGTTCGACATCCCGGTGCAGCAGGGCATGCAGCTGGCCATCGACGACATCAACGCCAAGGGCGGTGTTCTCGGCCGGCCGCTGAAGATGATCACCACCAACAACGAGACCGACACGTCGAAGATCCAGACCGCGGCGCAGGACATCATCGACCAGGGCGCCAATTTCGTGGTCACGTCCTGCGACTTCGACATCGGTGGCCCCGCCGCACGGGTGGCCAACGACGCGAACATCATCGCGATGGGCTGCGCCGGGGGCCCGCTCTACGGCTACGACGGCATCGGCCCGCTGACCTACAACTTCTACCAGGGCTCCCCCACCGAGGGGGCGATGCTGGCCGAGTACGCCAAGTCCAAGGGCTACACCAAGCCGTTCGTCATCACCGACCAGACCCTGGAGTACACCCAGGTGGTCGGCGACTTCTTCAAGAAGCGGTGGGCCGACCTGGGCGGCACCCTGGCCGGTGAGGCGACCTACCAGAACGGCGACGAGTCGGCGGCGGCGCAGATATCGGCCGCACAGCAGGCGAACCCGGACGTCATCCTCGTGGCCAGCTACCCGCCGGGCGGGGCCACGCTCCTGCGGCAGCTGCGGGCCGCCGGCCTGACCCAGCCGCTGCTGGGTGCGGCCGCGTTCGACGGCACGTACTGGATCGACGCGGTCCCCGGACTGTCGGACTTCACCATCCCCTCGGCCGGCGCCACCAACGGCGACGACCCGGACGCGGCCCGCAACGACTTCTTCGCCCGGCTGCAGCAGGCCACCGGCGAACCGGTCGCCAGCGCGAACTACCCGCTCGAGGGCTACTCCTACGTGCAGGCCCTGGCCACCGCGATCGAGCGGGCCGGCAGCACCGAGACCGAAGCGGTGGCCGCCGAACTCAACAAGTTCACCGACGAGAACGTCATCCTCGGTCCGACGACGTTCACCGACACCTGCCACATCCCGTCGCAGCGCCCGATGCTGATCAAGACCTACACCGACGGCAAGCCGCAGGTGGTCGAGACCCGCACCGTGGAGTCCCTGATGGGTCAGGCGCCCTGCTGA
- a CDS encoding ABC transporter ATP-binding protein, whose amino-acid sequence MAHPVTTQTAQRPTPVQGLTATGVTVRFAGLTALQDVSLSVGRGEILGLIGPNGAGKTTLTNVLTGFQRHGGAVAVDGQDVTGWSPQRLAGAGVRRTFQNVRLFTGMTVAQNLEAAALGVGLSRTAARTDTAALLERFDLSGHADDDAAALPYGLERRLGVARALVGEPRYVVLDEPAAGLNETESDELLSRLRAVPEQFGCGLVVIEHDMRLIMRLCDRLHVIDHGRTLASGSPADVRANPAVIEAYLGAAAAQHPDAVPGAGVPEVTRHG is encoded by the coding sequence ATGGCCCATCCGGTGACGACCCAGACCGCCCAGCGCCCGACGCCCGTCCAGGGCCTGACGGCCACCGGGGTGACCGTCCGCTTCGCCGGACTGACCGCGCTGCAGGACGTGTCGCTGTCCGTGGGCCGGGGCGAGATCCTCGGACTGATCGGCCCGAACGGGGCCGGGAAGACGACGTTGACCAACGTCCTCACCGGCTTCCAGCGGCACGGCGGCGCGGTCGCGGTCGACGGTCAGGACGTCACCGGCTGGTCCCCGCAACGCCTGGCGGGGGCCGGGGTGCGCCGGACGTTCCAGAACGTCCGACTGTTCACCGGGATGACCGTCGCCCAGAACCTGGAGGCCGCCGCCCTCGGCGTCGGCCTGTCCCGGACGGCCGCCCGGACGGACACCGCCGCCCTGCTCGAGCGTTTCGACCTGAGCGGTCACGCCGACGACGATGCCGCCGCTCTGCCCTATGGGCTGGAGCGGCGGCTCGGGGTGGCCCGGGCCCTGGTCGGCGAACCCCGGTACGTCGTCCTGGACGAACCGGCCGCCGGGCTCAACGAGACCGAGAGCGACGAGCTGCTCAGCCGGCTGCGCGCCGTACCCGAGCAGTTCGGCTGCGGCCTGGTCGTCATCGAGCACGACATGCGGCTGATCATGCGACTGTGCGACCGACTGCACGTCATCGACCACGGCCGGACGCTGGCCAGCGGCTCGCCCGCCGACGTCCGCGCGAACCCCGCGGTCATCGAGGCCTACCTGGGCGCCGCCGCGGCGCAACACCCCGACGCCGTCCCCGGTGCCGGTGTCCCGGAGGTGACCCGCCATGGCTGA
- a CDS encoding ABC transporter ATP-binding protein: MAEPASTEIALSIRGLTVRYGSVTAVHGIDLDVAAGELLAIVGPNGAGKSSTLAAVSGLVRATAGTVTVLGETVSGRPPERIVRAGVALVPEGRNIFTSLTVAENLALGATIHHGKSDTAATLERELDRFPILRERYTQQAGLLSGGEQQQLAIARALMSRPRVLLLDEPSLGLAPRLVDLVFDTVAQLRQEGLTIVLVEQNATRAVELADRTAVLRTGRVVRIGTAAELGGGAAMAAEYFGGPGDPVTAAPGSSS, encoded by the coding sequence ATGGCTGAGCCGGCATCGACTGAAATCGCCCTGTCCATCAGAGGTCTGACCGTCCGCTACGGCTCGGTCACCGCGGTCCACGGCATCGACCTGGACGTGGCCGCCGGCGAGCTGCTGGCCATCGTCGGCCCGAACGGGGCCGGCAAGTCCTCCACCCTGGCCGCCGTGAGCGGTCTGGTCCGGGCGACCGCCGGCACCGTCACGGTCCTCGGTGAGACGGTGTCCGGGCGGCCACCCGAACGGATCGTCCGCGCCGGGGTCGCCCTCGTCCCCGAGGGCCGCAACATCTTCACCTCCCTCACGGTCGCCGAGAACCTCGCCCTCGGCGCCACCATCCACCACGGGAAGAGCGACACCGCAGCGACTCTCGAACGCGAGCTCGACCGGTTCCCCATCCTCCGGGAGCGCTACACCCAGCAGGCCGGGCTGCTGTCCGGGGGGGAGCAGCAGCAGCTGGCCATCGCCCGGGCCCTGATGTCCCGGCCCCGGGTGCTGCTGCTCGACGAACCGTCCCTCGGCCTCGCCCCCCGCCTGGTCGACCTCGTCTTCGACACCGTGGCCCAGTTGCGCCAGGAAGGACTGACCATCGTGCTGGTCGAACAGAACGCCACACGGGCGGTCGAGCTGGCCGACCGGACCGCGGTGCTGCGCACCGGCCGGGTGGTGCGGATCGGCACGGCCGCCGAACTCGGCGGCGGCGCCGCCATGGCGGCCGAGTATTTCGGCGGGCCCGGCGATCCGGTCACCGCGGCGCCGGGCAGCTCGTCGTGA
- a CDS encoding branched-chain amino acid ABC transporter permease: MSSLVQALVNALNLGGLYALYALGVAMIFGILRLVNFAHSSLIMAGGYTMVFTDGLPLVLRLVITVAVCVGLSVLLELVAFRGVRSAAPETMLVTSFAVSMVLASLAESLFGQLPKSTDVDPIFRESWTFGSVYLPKINVVTIAVVVLLIGGLGLFLTRTPAGLRMRAAAEDFATARLMGVRADRVISLAFAISGVLAAAAAVLLLGANGSVTPTFGFNAVLFGLIAAVVGGLSSLPGAVLGGFVLGATSQLLQELLPVGLAPFRDALLFAAVFGLLVVRPQGLISSRQGVRV; the protein is encoded by the coding sequence GTGAGCTCCCTCGTCCAGGCGCTGGTCAACGCGCTCAACCTCGGGGGCCTCTACGCCCTCTACGCCCTCGGCGTCGCGATGATCTTCGGCATCCTGCGGCTGGTCAACTTCGCGCACTCCAGCCTGATCATGGCCGGCGGCTACACCATGGTCTTCACCGACGGTCTGCCGCTGGTGCTGCGGCTGGTCATCACGGTCGCCGTCTGCGTCGGCCTGTCGGTCCTGTTGGAACTGGTCGCCTTCCGCGGCGTCCGGTCGGCCGCGCCGGAGACCATGCTCGTCACCTCATTCGCGGTCAGCATGGTGCTGGCCAGCCTGGCCGAGTCGCTGTTCGGTCAGCTGCCGAAGTCGACCGACGTCGACCCGATCTTCCGGGAGAGCTGGACCTTCGGTTCGGTGTACCTGCCGAAGATCAACGTGGTGACCATCGCGGTCGTGGTCCTGCTGATCGGTGGGCTCGGCCTGTTCCTCACCCGCACCCCGGCCGGTCTGCGGATGCGGGCCGCGGCCGAGGACTTCGCCACCGCCCGGCTGATGGGCGTCCGGGCCGACCGGGTGATCAGCCTGGCCTTCGCCATCAGCGGAGTGCTGGCCGCCGCGGCGGCGGTCCTGCTGCTCGGCGCCAACGGGTCGGTCACCCCGACCTTCGGCTTCAACGCGGTCCTGTTCGGTCTCATCGCCGCCGTGGTCGGCGGGCTGTCCAGCCTGCCCGGGGCCGTGCTCGGCGGGTTCGTCCTCGGCGCGACCAGCCAACTGCTGCAGGAACTGCTGCCCGTCGGGCTGGCGCCGTTCCGGGACGCCCTGCTCTTCGCCGCTGTCTTCGGACTACTGGTGGTGCGCCCGCAGGGCCTCATCTCGTCCCGGCAGGGGGTGCGGGTGTGA
- a CDS encoding branched-chain amino acid ABC transporter permease — translation MTAPTVVRRLTDAVGIPVVLFAGVAVLALLASTGPASIGRLTIAAVVNVILVVGLYTFVGNSGVWSFGHMSFALVGGYVAGLLALPARLKNQLLPDAPDLVRSLSTTPVLAVVIGGLAAALVAVVVAVPLARIGGLSAGLATVSLLIAFTVVAAQWQSVTRGQKGLSSIPTSTTLTVALTWLAVVLLIAWTYQRSSWGIRLRAAKADPIAAAASGISVPIQRGIALVLSAFITGIGGALFALQLGSLNPDVFYLDYTFLIITMLVLGGAGSLTGAVTGSVLVSALAEVLRRAEGGSLFGLDVPARPGLADVILGVVLIVMLIRRPGGLTRGRELALRRRRRAKPVPTDEFPSTEAGLAAVPATALPTGSPVAVPAHREDTR, via the coding sequence GTGACCGCGCCGACCGTCGTCCGCCGGTTGACCGACGCCGTCGGCATACCGGTCGTGTTGTTCGCCGGGGTGGCCGTGCTGGCCCTGCTGGCCAGTACCGGGCCGGCGTCGATCGGCCGGCTGACCATCGCGGCCGTCGTCAACGTCATCCTGGTCGTCGGCCTGTACACCTTCGTCGGCAACTCCGGGGTCTGGTCGTTCGGCCACATGAGCTTCGCCCTCGTCGGCGGGTACGTGGCGGGCCTGCTGGCGCTGCCCGCCCGCCTGAAGAACCAGCTGCTGCCCGACGCGCCCGACCTGGTCCGCTCCCTGTCGACCACCCCCGTGCTGGCCGTGGTGATCGGCGGGCTGGCCGCCGCCCTGGTCGCCGTGGTCGTGGCCGTCCCGCTGGCCCGCATCGGCGGCCTGTCGGCCGGTCTGGCCACCGTCTCGCTGCTGATCGCCTTCACCGTGGTCGCCGCCCAGTGGCAGTCGGTGACCCGCGGTCAGAAGGGTCTGTCGTCCATCCCCACCTCGACGACCCTGACCGTGGCGCTGACCTGGCTGGCCGTCGTCCTGCTCATCGCCTGGACCTACCAGCGATCGTCCTGGGGTATCCGGCTGCGCGCGGCCAAGGCCGACCCGATCGCTGCCGCGGCCAGCGGGATCTCGGTCCCGATCCAGCGCGGGATCGCCCTGGTGCTCAGCGCTTTCATCACCGGCATCGGCGGGGCGCTGTTCGCCCTGCAGCTGGGCTCGCTCAACCCGGACGTCTTCTACCTGGACTACACCTTCCTCATCATCACGATGCTGGTCCTCGGCGGTGCCGGGTCCCTGACCGGGGCGGTGACCGGCAGCGTGCTGGTGTCGGCGCTGGCCGAGGTGCTCCGCCGGGCCGAGGGCGGTTCGCTGTTCGGCCTGGATGTCCCGGCCCGACCGGGCCTGGCCGACGTCATCCTCGGCGTCGTCCTCATCGTCATGCTGATCCGCCGGCCTGGCGGTCTGACCCGGGGCCGCGAACTGGCCCTGCGCCGGCGGCGACGGGCCAAGCCCGTCCCGACCGACGAGTTCCCCTCCACCGAAGCGGGTCTCGCCGCTGTTCCCGCCACCGCCCTGCCCACCGGGTCGCCCGTCGCCGTCCCGGCCCACCGAGAGGACACCCGATGA
- a CDS encoding LLM class flavin-dependent oxidoreductase: MTAAPPVTARPPIGVLVHGDTKPDQLVPVCRRIEDAGFGAVWLAEDYFLLGGPTSAALALQGTREIPVGIGILSAVVRHPAVTAMEVATLSLAHPGRLITGIGHGVPFWTKQMGLYPKSPLKSLQVVIDSVRALLDGETLTIDEGPYVFDNVTLTHPNPGAVPLYSGVIGPKSLELSGRIADGTIMSVIAAPKYLDYARTTIAKGAVGSPREGQPHAMPTFVIYRVDTDRDVARRSAREGLAFYLQAVGPTPMTGVYGINDQLGEILALGDLAAITDALPDEWVDTFTICGTPPECVDRIKEFLAAGATSVVLAPYPAAANDEILALTAEQVLPHL; this comes from the coding sequence ATGACCGCCGCCCCACCGGTGACCGCCCGCCCGCCCATCGGGGTCCTCGTGCACGGCGACACCAAGCCGGATCAGTTGGTCCCGGTCTGTCGACGGATCGAGGACGCCGGTTTCGGCGCGGTCTGGCTGGCCGAGGACTACTTCCTGCTCGGCGGACCGACCAGCGCCGCGCTGGCCCTGCAGGGCACGCGCGAGATCCCGGTCGGCATCGGCATCCTGTCCGCCGTGGTGCGCCACCCGGCGGTGACCGCGATGGAGGTGGCGACCCTGTCGCTGGCCCATCCCGGGCGGCTGATCACCGGCATCGGCCACGGGGTGCCGTTCTGGACCAAGCAGATGGGCCTGTACCCGAAGTCGCCGTTGAAGTCCCTGCAGGTCGTCATCGACAGTGTGCGGGCCCTGCTGGACGGCGAGACGCTGACCATCGACGAGGGCCCCTACGTCTTCGACAACGTCACCCTGACCCACCCGAATCCCGGTGCGGTGCCGCTGTACTCGGGCGTCATCGGACCCAAGTCCCTGGAACTGTCCGGTCGGATCGCCGACGGCACGATCATGTCGGTCATCGCCGCGCCGAAGTACCTGGACTACGCCCGCACCACCATCGCGAAGGGGGCGGTCGGTTCGCCGCGCGAGGGGCAGCCGCACGCCATGCCCACGTTCGTCATCTACCGGGTGGACACCGACCGGGACGTGGCGCGGCGATCCGCCCGCGAGGGTCTCGCGTTCTACCTGCAGGCCGTCGGCCCGACCCCGATGACCGGGGTCTACGGCATCAACGACCAGCTGGGCGAGATCCTGGCGCTGGGCGACCTCGCGGCGATCACCGATGCCCTGCCCGACGAGTGGGTCGACACCTTCACCATCTGCGGCACCCCGCCCGAATGCGTCGACCGCATCAAGGAGTTCCTGGCCGCCGGGGCCACCTCCGTCGTCCTGGCTCCCTATCCGGCCGCGGCCAACGACGAGATCCTCGCGCTGACCGCCGAGCAGGTCCTGCCCCACCTCTAG
- a CDS encoding FAD binding domain-containing protein: MVVPTSMTDALRRAADLGRHGAFLAGGTWLMRDRQPPSTWVAVHRLSELRGGGTTEDHTRWGAMTTHSELGRVAGHPALRAVATAARTSAFPQVRAVATIGGNICARGFVEADLVPALLAVGARVQLHTVDGAETCPLEDHLGTAPDRDRPALLVTVSAGHGRQRRSGYGRITVRGGGEYPLTAVAVSAELTTSANGVRATDVRFVVGAVEHQARRVAEAETALEGTDLGPEAGRSAAAAAAAALTARDDLYAPGWYRLAVLPTVVAAALADLHSVAPV; this comes from the coding sequence GTGGTGGTGCCCACGTCGATGACCGACGCCCTCCGCCGGGCGGCCGACCTGGGCCGGCACGGGGCATTCCTGGCCGGCGGCACCTGGCTGATGCGTGACCGGCAGCCGCCGAGCACCTGGGTGGCCGTGCACCGGCTTTCCGAGCTGCGGGGCGGTGGGACCACCGAGGACCACACCCGATGGGGCGCGATGACCACCCACTCCGAACTCGGCCGGGTCGCCGGCCACCCGGCCCTACGGGCGGTGGCCACCGCGGCCCGGACCTCGGCCTTCCCGCAGGTCCGGGCGGTCGCCACCATCGGCGGCAACATCTGCGCGCGGGGGTTCGTCGAGGCCGACCTGGTTCCGGCGTTGCTCGCCGTGGGAGCCCGGGTGCAACTGCACACCGTCGACGGGGCCGAGACCTGCCCTTTGGAGGACCATCTCGGGACCGCCCCGGACCGTGACCGGCCCGCGCTGCTGGTGACGGTCAGCGCCGGCCACGGGCGGCAGCGCCGTTCCGGCTACGGCCGGATCACCGTCCGCGGCGGCGGCGAGTACCCGTTGACCGCGGTGGCCGTCTCCGCCGAGCTCACGACCAGCGCGAACGGTGTCCGGGCCACCGACGTGCGGTTCGTCGTGGGCGCCGTCGAACACCAGGCGCGGAGGGTCGCCGAGGCCGAGACCGCCCTCGAGGGGACCGATCTGGGTCCCGAGGCCGGCAGATCGGCGGCCGCCGCCGCAGCGGCGGCGCTCACCGCCCGCGACGACCTGTACGCCCCCGGCTGGTACCGGCTGGCCGTCCTGCCGACCGTGGTGGCCGCGGCACTCGCCGACCTGCATTCCGTCGCGCCCGTCTGA
- a CDS encoding (2Fe-2S)-binding protein yields MTDPTWPLTVNGRRHDVTVPGSTPLVEVLRDQLDLRGTKLVCAVGRCGACTVRVGERAVASCLLPVALAAGEPIVTVEGVSAPDGPLHPVQQALVDCHGVQCGACTPGMVMTMTTYLEQTPADAVDPDTIREALCGNLCRCTGYHGIIDATLRAAGATGAQA; encoded by the coding sequence ATGACCGACCCCACTTGGCCGCTCACCGTCAACGGCCGCCGGCACGACGTCACCGTGCCCGGCAGTACGCCGTTGGTCGAGGTGCTGCGCGACCAGCTCGACCTGCGCGGTACCAAGCTGGTGTGCGCGGTCGGGCGTTGCGGCGCCTGCACCGTTCGGGTCGGCGAGCGGGCCGTCGCCTCGTGCCTGCTGCCGGTCGCCCTGGCGGCCGGTGAGCCGATCGTCACGGTGGAGGGCGTCAGCGCCCCGGACGGCCCGTTGCACCCCGTCCAGCAGGCCCTGGTCGACTGCCACGGAGTGCAGTGCGGAGCCTGCACCCCGGGCATGGTGATGACGATGACCACCTATCTGGAGCAGACCCCGGCGGACGCCGTCGACCCGGACACCATCCGAGAGGCCTTGTGCGGCAACCTCTGTCGCTGTACCGGTTATCACGGCATCATCGACGCCACCCTGCGGGCCGCGGGCGCGACGGGAGCGCAGGCATGA